One window from the genome of Chroococcidiopsis sp. TS-821 encodes:
- a CDS encoding SLBB domain-containing protein translates to MITKVSRALTQPVAGLALLAMVATTYPSPSWAQVQAPTATVQENVEYTLDGGDRIRINVFEVPEYSGDYQIPPGGDLYLPLIGRVIIRGLTQNQAAELITTRYARFLRRPIVTVSLLAPRPINVVVSGEVNRPGSYTVGLQGGAGDNPGVQYPTIISALTLAEGVTLAADLRQVQLRRPQGGNLPAQVYNVDLTQLVRSGVAENDLTLRDGDTIFVPTATSINLAELRQFASASFAVPANRPRTVTVVGEVNRPGSYVVVGGGVNTAAATDQGGNVGGGNNGLPTVTRAIQLAGGITSEADVRNVIIRRPTKSGSEHTINVNLWDLLKTGDVNQDTLVQEGDTIVVATATDINPAESTELADANFSPATIPVSVVGEVKNPGVLQLPPNTPLNQAILSAGGFNDARARRSTVELVRLNPDGTVTRRNIKTNFEQGINEQSNPRLRANDIVVVNRSGIARIGDTIGTAFGPLGGVINLLRFIGF, encoded by the coding sequence ATGATTACTAAAGTCTCTCGAGCCTTGACCCAACCAGTTGCCGGTTTAGCACTCTTAGCTATGGTCGCAACTACCTACCCCTCTCCGAGTTGGGCACAAGTTCAAGCCCCAACGGCAACCGTACAAGAAAACGTCGAATACACCCTAGATGGTGGCGATCGCATCCGTATTAACGTCTTTGAAGTTCCTGAATACAGCGGGGACTATCAAATTCCTCCCGGTGGCGACCTTTATCTTCCCCTTATTGGTCGCGTTATAATTCGCGGACTCACTCAAAACCAAGCCGCCGAATTAATCACAACGCGCTATGCTCGCTTTCTCAGACGCCCCATTGTCACTGTTAGTTTGCTTGCCCCCCGCCCGATTAACGTCGTTGTCTCCGGAGAAGTCAATCGCCCAGGCTCCTACACTGTAGGCTTACAAGGTGGTGCAGGCGATAATCCTGGCGTTCAGTATCCCACAATTATTAGTGCGTTAACTCTTGCTGAAGGAGTAACTCTCGCCGCAGATTTACGTCAAGTACAACTGCGCCGTCCTCAAGGTGGCAATCTCCCTGCCCAAGTTTACAACGTCGATTTGACTCAATTAGTCCGTAGCGGCGTTGCAGAAAATGACCTAACATTACGCGATGGTGACACGATATTTGTTCCCACCGCAACCAGCATCAACTTAGCCGAATTACGTCAATTTGCTTCTGCCAGTTTTGCTGTTCCTGCAAATCGTCCCCGTACTGTCACAGTCGTAGGCGAAGTCAACCGCCCTGGTTCGTACGTTGTAGTAGGAGGGGGGGTAAATACGGCAGCAGCTACCGATCAGGGTGGAAACGTCGGTGGAGGTAATAATGGACTTCCCACCGTCACCCGCGCGATTCAACTTGCCGGTGGTATAACCTCTGAAGCTGATGTCCGCAATGTCATTATTCGCCGTCCTACTAAATCAGGCAGCGAACATACAATTAACGTAAATCTTTGGGATTTGTTAAAGACAGGTGACGTTAACCAAGACACCCTCGTACAAGAAGGCGATACGATTGTTGTTGCCACCGCAACCGATATTAACCCTGCTGAATCTACAGAATTAGCAGATGCTAATTTTTCACCAGCGACGATTCCAGTCAGTGTAGTCGGAGAAGTCAAAAACCCTGGAGTGCTGCAATTGCCGCCCAATACTCCCCTAAATCAAGCAATTCTTAGTGCCGGTGGATTTAATGATGCTCGCGCTAGAAGGAGCACTGTCGAGTTAGTTCGCCTCAATCCTGACGGCACTGTAACGCGACGAAATATCAAAACAAACTTTGAACAAGGTATCAATGAGCAATCAAATCCTCGGCTGCGTGCTAATGATATTGTCGTCGTCAACCGCTCTGGTATAGCTCGAATCGGCGATACTATTGGAACCGCCTTCGGTCCATTGGGCGGTGTCATCAACCTCCTCCGCTTTATCGGATTCTAA
- a CDS encoding alpha/beta hydrolase: MKFEGRSLGKFRKSWQLTVQGLVCSITFACGWGGMTSAAWAAERIILRLGPFEQQVAVSDLEQFAKTGEVPRSLRFYAPLLNPQVREFLNRQLQVDPNVADKVVAQVLRSPTGKTVIDSISAALPNTTVDQLQATVSLAARQFNGLSAINLLRAYPEENITVDASAVVSLALQFNPTYWQSQAIGPLLERELAPVTSSITSLPKFDPARRGRQVVQQQTLFLTDYQRFRTIPVDLYTSTKSQGPLVVISHGFGSDRKFFASTAEHIASYGFTVAAIEHPGSSIKRLGSVAAANDPKEIIPAQEFINRPQDITFVLNRLTRYNQQPGSLQGKLNTQQVTVIGHSLGGYTALALAGGEVDLDAVRQSCRGISALGQAPADWLQCAAADLPERRLNLRDRRVAQVVALNPLVGNLFGKTGLMQVTTPVLMLAGTEDAVTPVLNHQLRPFNQLQGEKYLITAIGGTHLSIGDLGNLGRAASVRTLVKERWGDETLPLRRLASGAMVAFIKQLTPEAQVYAPFLTPAYAQSLSTAQLPLRLNTELPATLDPWVGARKNRLLMAVRRVLRGENIVATGWWLLARS, from the coding sequence ATGAAGTTTGAAGGGCGTTCGTTGGGAAAATTCCGCAAATCTTGGCAGTTGACAGTTCAAGGGTTAGTTTGTAGCATCACGTTTGCTTGCGGTTGGGGAGGAATGACATCAGCTGCTTGGGCGGCAGAACGCATTATCCTACGGTTAGGACCATTTGAGCAACAAGTTGCAGTTTCAGATTTAGAGCAATTTGCTAAAACGGGAGAAGTTCCACGCAGTCTGCGTTTTTATGCACCCTTATTAAATCCACAGGTACGTGAATTTCTCAATCGACAGCTTCAGGTAGACCCCAACGTTGCGGATAAAGTTGTCGCGCAGGTGTTGCGATCGCCCACAGGAAAGACGGTGATTGATTCTATCAGTGCAGCGCTACCGAATACGACAGTCGATCAACTTCAAGCAACGGTATCGCTCGCAGCACGGCAGTTCAATGGACTCAGCGCGATTAATTTACTGCGGGCGTATCCTGAGGAGAATATCACGGTTGATGCTAGCGCCGTTGTCAGTTTAGCATTGCAATTTAATCCGACTTATTGGCAAAGTCAGGCGATTGGTCCATTGCTAGAACGCGAATTAGCCCCAGTCACAAGTTCTATCACCTCGCTACCCAAGTTCGATCCGGCAAGGCGCGGAAGGCAAGTTGTACAACAACAAACGCTGTTTTTGACAGATTATCAGCGTTTTCGGACAATTCCTGTTGATTTGTACACAAGCACAAAATCGCAAGGACCATTAGTGGTGATCTCGCACGGCTTTGGTTCGGATCGCAAATTTTTCGCCTCGACAGCAGAACACATAGCGTCGTATGGTTTTACAGTAGCAGCGATAGAACATCCAGGAAGTAGTATCAAACGTTTAGGAAGTGTTGCCGCAGCCAACGATCCAAAAGAAATTATTCCAGCGCAGGAGTTTATCAACCGCCCGCAAGATATCACTTTTGTCTTAAATCGATTGACGAGATACAACCAACAACCTGGGTCGCTACAAGGCAAACTAAATACGCAGCAAGTTACAGTGATTGGTCACTCGTTGGGTGGTTATACGGCTTTGGCGTTGGCTGGCGGTGAGGTCGATTTGGATGCAGTGCGGCAATCATGTCGCGGAATCTCAGCATTAGGACAAGCGCCTGCTGATTGGTTACAATGTGCAGCAGCCGATCTACCAGAAAGACGTTTAAATTTACGCGATCGCCGCGTGGCGCAAGTTGTCGCCTTGAATCCCTTAGTAGGGAATTTGTTTGGTAAAACAGGTTTAATGCAAGTCACAACACCTGTATTGATGCTGGCGGGTACGGAAGATGCGGTGACTCCGGTATTAAATCATCAACTACGTCCGTTTAATCAATTGCAGGGTGAAAAATATCTAATTACAGCGATCGGTGGAACGCATTTGAGTATTGGCGATCTTGGTAATTTAGGACGGGCAGCCAGCGTCCGCACACTTGTTAAAGAACGTTGGGGTGACGAAACACTGCCTCTACGGCGACTGGCATCTGGAGCAATGGTTGCTTTTATTAAGCAATTAACTCCTGAAGCACAAGTTTATGCACCGTTTCTTACTCCAGCATATGCGCAATCACTTTCAACCGCCCAACTTCCTTTACGGTTGAATACCGAACTACCAGCAACACTCGATCCTTGGGTGGGAGCGAGAAAAAATCGTTTGTTAATGGCGGTGCGACGAGTTCTGAGGGGTGAAAATATTGTCGCAACTGGGTGGTGGCTTTTGGCTAGGAGTTAG
- a CDS encoding TIGR03032 family protein, which yields MPSDTTQPSPPALEISTSRQFISWLSEQRISLAFTTYQTGKLFLIGVASDRRLSVFERTFERCMGLWASPDRLYTSSLYQVWRFENALESGQLYNGGYDRLYVPQVGYTTGDIDIHDIHVDSQGRVIFVNTLFSCLATISDRYSFIPLWQPSFISRLAAEDRCHLNGLAMENGQPRYVTAVSQSDVSDGWRDRRRNGGCVIDVPSNEIVVSGLSMPHSPRVYRDRVWVLNSGTGYFGTVDINAGKFNPIAFCPGYLRGLALWGDYAVVGLSKMRGNKTFSGLPLDENLAAKDVEPRCGLQVIDLRSGDIVHWLRIEGMVEELYDVAVIPGVRQPMALGFKSDEIRRTVTIGSL from the coding sequence ATGCCTTCTGATACTACCCAACCATCTCCACCTGCATTAGAAATTAGTACATCGCGGCAATTTATCTCATGGTTATCCGAACAACGCATTAGCCTTGCTTTTACAACGTATCAAACAGGGAAATTATTTCTGATTGGTGTTGCTAGCGATCGCCGTCTATCCGTCTTTGAACGCACGTTTGAACGCTGTATGGGATTGTGGGCGAGCCCCGATCGCCTATATACAAGTTCGCTGTATCAGGTCTGGCGCTTTGAAAATGCCTTAGAATCAGGTCAACTCTACAATGGTGGTTACGATCGCCTTTACGTTCCCCAAGTTGGCTACACAACGGGAGACATTGACATTCATGACATTCATGTTGATAGCCAAGGGCGAGTAATCTTTGTCAACACGCTATTTAGCTGCTTAGCGACAATTAGCGATCGCTATAGTTTTATCCCCTTATGGCAACCATCCTTTATTTCGCGACTCGCCGCGGAAGATCGCTGTCATCTTAACGGTTTAGCGATGGAAAACGGGCAACCCCGCTACGTTACCGCAGTCAGTCAAAGCGATGTCAGCGACGGTTGGCGCGATCGCCGTCGCAATGGCGGTTGTGTCATTGATGTTCCTAGCAACGAAATTGTTGTATCTGGGCTATCGATGCCTCATTCGCCTAGAGTCTATCGCGATCGAGTTTGGGTGCTCAACTCTGGCACTGGCTACTTTGGCACTGTCGACATCAATGCTGGCAAATTTAATCCGATCGCATTTTGTCCTGGTTACTTACGCGGACTCGCTTTGTGGGGAGACTACGCTGTCGTTGGCTTATCTAAAATGCGCGGAAACAAAACCTTTTCAGGGCTACCGTTAGACGAAAATCTCGCCGCCAAAGATGTTGAACCGCGCTGTGGATTACAAGTTATCGATTTGCGTAGTGGTGATATTGTTCACTGGTTACGCATCGAAGGCATGGTAGAAGAACTGTACGACGTTGCTGTTATTCCTGGAGTACGCCAGCCAATGGCATTAGGCTTTAAATCAGATGAAATCCGCCGTACTGTTACTATTGGGTCTTTGTAG
- a CDS encoding FG-GAP repeat protein, giving the protein MATIKGTAGNDTLTGTQFADAIFGYAGNDSLLGLGGNDTLDGGIGVDTLIGGTGNDTYIIDRTDDTIFENENQGIDTVQFSGSGYYELRNNLENLILTQMAREGYGSTLQNTIIGNAADNYLNGRHDSDTLYGNDGNDVLEGDSGEYRFVFEYRFGNDVLYGGNGNDTLSGITVSLQSPAYEVAAAGFDTLYGGAGNDVFYGWNDTLIGGKGNDTYYIYRNSTIIEAANAGIDTIVSLYENYELGKHQENLVLSQDDFYELKDLNGTGNNLNNIILGNDANNLLIGLAGKDTLKGAAGNDVLVGSFGLPGDKDVLTGGAGIDTFILGDFSQDFYDDLNNKTSGLGDYALVTDFKPNEDIIQLSGAKSDYVLGASPTGLPSGTAVYKLKPQGEPRELVAIIQGTSTLNLNGKYFRFNSTEFNLFSLNGKNGFVVNGTHANRSALDINKDGFDDLIFRESPFATNSKEYVVFGKAGFAPNLDLSELNGSNGFTLNLINAEKESFIVDVGDVNGDRYKDLLISANTPGSNIKGYVVFGKAGGFGTNTDLARLNGNNGFVLKGNKSGYGSDKVTIAGDINGDGCDDIVVGDDYSDPNGKTNAGANYVVFGKAKGFSPNLNLTQLNGSNGFIINGINPRDYSLVATAKGDVNGDGFDDIFITASNAASKAGESYVVFGTGVFSNNFNLAQLNGNNGFTIKATSLNTFFTSIDTVGDINNDGIDDIVVDNSTKKYVIFGKTGFSSTFNLADINGSNGFVINSIDSPAGIASISIAGDMNGDGLNDILIGTESNAANGQKSAGVSYLVFGKEKFGSSLDLSSAINGNDGFQINGINADDGAGISVSIAGDINGDGFDDLAIATRYRESYVVFGRDFTNKVNRLGTPNNDLLIGTDGDDILIGGRGNDTLRGGRGSDVLYGGAGNDVLSFGVIDRRIDGSGGTDTLAVDTSGITIDLTTIPNNRITDIEIIDLTGTGNNSLKLTRLDLFDLSTTNQLIVNGNVGDSVTSVNQGWLLSDKIALNNILYDRYTSGTATLLVDTDITQNLN; this is encoded by the coding sequence ATGGCAACTATTAAAGGAACAGCCGGTAACGATACGCTTACAGGTACTCAGTTTGCAGATGCAATCTTTGGATATGCGGGAAACGACAGCTTACTTGGTTTGGGCGGTAATGATACCCTCGACGGCGGTATAGGTGTTGACACCCTCATTGGTGGTACAGGAAACGATACTTATATTATTGACCGTACTGATGACACGATTTTTGAGAACGAAAATCAGGGTATCGATACTGTTCAGTTTTCAGGTAGTGGCTACTACGAGCTAAGAAATAATTTAGAAAACCTTATTCTCACACAAATGGCGCGTGAGGGTTATGGCAGTACTCTACAAAATACCATTATCGGTAATGCTGCTGACAATTATCTTAATGGTAGGCACGATAGCGACACCTTGTACGGTAACGATGGAAACGATGTCTTAGAAGGCGACAGCGGCGAGTATAGATTTGTTTTTGAGTATCGTTTTGGTAATGACGTTCTCTATGGCGGGAATGGAAACGATACGCTATCAGGTATTACTGTCAGTTTGCAGTCTCCAGCCTACGAGGTAGCTGCTGCGGGATTTGACACTCTCTACGGTGGTGCTGGTAACGATGTTTTTTATGGCTGGAATGATACTCTCATTGGTGGCAAGGGTAATGACACTTACTATATCTACCGAAACAGTACGATTATTGAGGCGGCGAATGCAGGTATAGATACTATAGTATCTCTCTATGAAAACTATGAATTAGGCAAACATCAAGAAAACTTGGTTTTGAGTCAAGATGATTTTTATGAACTAAAGGACTTAAACGGAACTGGGAATAATCTTAACAATATAATTCTCGGCAACGATGCCAATAATCTCTTGATCGGGTTAGCTGGAAAGGATACTTTAAAAGGTGCAGCAGGAAATGACGTTTTGGTAGGAAGTTTCGGACTACCTGGAGATAAAGACGTCTTAACAGGTGGTGCAGGAATCGATACCTTTATATTGGGAGACTTCTCGCAAGACTTCTACGATGACCTTAATAATAAAACCTCAGGACTTGGAGATTACGCCTTAGTCACTGATTTCAAGCCTAATGAAGACATTATTCAACTTTCTGGAGCCAAAAGTGATTATGTGCTTGGCGCTTCTCCTACTGGCTTGCCATCGGGGACAGCCGTTTATAAACTTAAGCCGCAAGGTGAACCAAGAGAACTAGTTGCAATCATTCAAGGTACGTCTACTCTAAATCTTAATGGCAAGTACTTTCGATTTAACTCCACAGAATTCAATCTTTTTAGTCTCAACGGCAAAAACGGTTTCGTTGTTAATGGTACTCACGCCAATCGCAGTGCGCTTGATATTAATAAAGATGGCTTTGATGACTTAATCTTCAGGGAATCTCCTTTTGCAACTAATTCTAAAGAATACGTGGTGTTTGGTAAAGCGGGATTTGCTCCTAATCTTGACTTATCTGAACTTAATGGTAGCAACGGCTTTACACTCAACTTGATAAATGCAGAAAAAGAATCATTTATCGTTGATGTCGGTGATGTCAATGGCGATCGCTACAAAGATCTACTCATTAGTGCCAATACTCCTGGTTCTAACATTAAAGGATATGTGGTATTTGGCAAGGCTGGAGGCTTCGGCACTAACACAGATCTAGCTAGACTCAATGGAAACAACGGATTTGTCCTTAAAGGTAATAAGTCTGGTTATGGATCTGATAAAGTTACTATCGCTGGTGATATCAATGGTGACGGCTGCGATGACATTGTTGTTGGCGATGATTACAGCGATCCCAATGGTAAAACTAATGCTGGTGCCAATTATGTAGTATTTGGTAAAGCTAAAGGCTTTTCTCCTAACCTAAATCTGACTCAGCTTAATGGTAGTAACGGTTTTATCATCAACGGTATTAATCCCCGTGACTACTCGCTTGTAGCTACAGCTAAAGGCGATGTTAATGGTGACGGCTTTGATGATATTTTTATTACTGCTTCGAATGCTGCGAGTAAAGCGGGAGAGAGTTATGTCGTATTTGGTACAGGAGTTTTTAGTAACAATTTCAACCTCGCTCAACTCAATGGAAACAACGGTTTTACAATTAAAGCAACTAGTCTCAATACCTTTTTTACTTCGATAGATACTGTTGGAGACATTAATAACGACGGCATTGATGACATCGTGGTTGATAATTCAACTAAAAAGTATGTCATCTTTGGTAAAACTGGATTTAGCTCCACATTCAACCTTGCTGATATTAATGGTAGCAATGGTTTTGTCATTAATTCGATAGACAGTCCTGCAGGCATTGCTAGCATTAGTATTGCAGGAGACATGAATGGTGATGGCTTAAATGATATTTTGATCGGCACAGAAAGCAATGCAGCCAACGGTCAAAAATCTGCCGGAGTCAGTTATCTCGTCTTTGGCAAGGAGAAATTTGGCAGTAGCCTCGATCTTTCCTCAGCGATTAACGGTAACGACGGTTTTCAAATCAACGGTATTAATGCTGACGATGGAGCAGGTATTTCAGTTAGTATTGCTGGTGACATCAACGGCGATGGTTTTGATGATTTAGCGATCGCAACTCGTTATCGTGAAAGCTATGTCGTCTTCGGGCGAGACTTTACTAACAAAGTTAACCGTCTAGGTACGCCAAATAACGATCTACTTATTGGTACAGATGGGGATGACATCTTAATTGGTGGAAGAGGGAACGACACGCTGCGTGGTGGAAGAGGTAGTGACGTTCTTTACGGGGGTGCGGGAAATGACGTTCTCAGCTTTGGGGTAATCGATCGCCGAATTGACGGCAGTGGTGGTACAGATACGCTAGCAGTTGATACGAGTGGCATTACAATTGATTTAACAACGATTCCTAACAACCGCATTACTGACATTGAAATCATCGACCTTACAGGAACTGGAAACAACAGCTTAAAGCTGACGCGTTTGGACTTGTTCGATTTATCAACGACTAATCAATTAATTGTCAACGGTAACGTAGGTGATTCAGTTACGTCTGTTAATCAGGGATGGTTGTTGAGTGATAAGATCGCGCTCAATAACATTTTGTACGATCGCTACACAAGCGGAACCGCAACCTTATTAGTAGATACTGATATTACGCAGAATCTAAACTAA
- a CDS encoding zinc-binding dehydrogenase, whose protein sequence is MLAALLYGQEDLRLEQVAEPTPAAGEVVMQVAVATTCGTDLKVWRRGNHAKMLQLPTLFGHEASGRIMAVGEGVKNWQVGDRVVANNSAPCMNCFFCQREEYSLCPNITWNNGTFAEYFKIPAAIVRHNMLPIPDGLPYELAAMTEPLACVLHGIARSHIQEGDNIVVLGDGAIGLMFVAVLAQQGHRILLFGGNPQRLEIGQKFGAAKTFNHREVRDTPSVVKEYTAGWGADVVIEATGVPEVWESAIACVRPGGTVNLFGGCPKDTTITVNTEQLHYSELTIKGVFHNTPKYVRAALALLASRVIPFELLISTQRSLQDLEQVFLDMKARQVIKAAIIPASHNKVLYSSFCSQLC, encoded by the coding sequence ATGCTTGCTGCATTACTTTACGGACAAGAAGATTTACGTTTAGAACAAGTTGCAGAACCAACACCAGCTGCGGGGGAAGTTGTCATGCAAGTTGCAGTAGCAACAACCTGCGGTACGGATTTAAAAGTGTGGCGCCGAGGGAACCATGCAAAAATGCTGCAACTGCCAACTCTGTTTGGGCATGAGGCATCAGGGCGGATTATGGCGGTAGGAGAAGGTGTCAAAAATTGGCAAGTAGGCGATCGCGTCGTTGCCAATAACTCGGCTCCCTGCATGAATTGCTTTTTTTGTCAACGTGAAGAATACTCGCTCTGTCCAAACATAACGTGGAATAATGGAACGTTTGCAGAGTATTTTAAAATCCCGGCAGCAATTGTGCGGCATAATATGTTGCCTATTCCCGACGGATTGCCGTACGAATTAGCAGCAATGACAGAACCGCTAGCGTGCGTGTTACATGGTATAGCGCGCTCTCACATCCAAGAAGGCGATAACATTGTCGTATTGGGTGATGGTGCGATTGGCTTAATGTTTGTCGCAGTGTTAGCCCAGCAAGGACATCGTATTTTATTGTTTGGCGGAAATCCCCAGCGGTTAGAAATTGGACAAAAGTTCGGTGCAGCCAAAACTTTTAATCATAGAGAAGTTCGAGATACGCCATCGGTTGTGAAAGAATACACGGCAGGGTGGGGTGCAGATGTCGTGATAGAAGCAACAGGAGTTCCTGAGGTTTGGGAAAGCGCGATCGCCTGCGTGCGTCCTGGCGGAACTGTAAATTTATTTGGTGGTTGTCCCAAAGACACTACAATCACAGTCAATACTGAACAACTGCATTACAGCGAATTGACAATTAAAGGCGTTTTTCACAATACTCCAAAATACGTTCGTGCTGCTTTAGCATTACTTGCAAGCCGCGTGATTCCGTTTGAGTTGCTCATCAGCACGCAGCGCTCTTTGCAAGATTTAGAGCAAGTCTTTCTAGATATGAAAGCGCGTCAAGTAATTAAGGCAGCAATTATACCTGCAAGCCATAACAAAGTGTTGTACTCTAGCTTCTGTTCGCAATTGTGCTAG